One stretch of Amycolatopsis sp. NBC_00345 DNA includes these proteins:
- the hypF gene encoding carbamoyltransferase HypF gives MDRRVRVAVRVGGVVQGVGFRPFAHGLARRLRLSGFVGNDAAGVFAEVEGTSADVDAFVVALREEAPPLAVVDYVRVTPMALVDGGQADGEPVFTIVASSAGGEVATLVSADSATCADCLAELRDPGDRRYRYPFINCTNCGPRFTIVRGVPYDRPFTTMAGFPMCDDCRREYEDPGDRRFHAQPVCCPACGPKLWFHETRHETRHETRHESRQEPQQPKPAGTTPLKSTIDALQEGAVVAIKGLGGYHLAVDAENESAVAALRGRKHREDKPFAIMVPDLAAARKVAELGEIGEQLLTSRRSPIVLLPRVANGPLATSVAPGNRRIGLLLPYTPLHHLLLGDLGRPIVLTSANVSDEPIVYRDEDARSRLKNIADAFLTHDRAIHTRTDDSVVRPVRGRVQLQRRSRGYAPEPVTLHRKVPRHVLGCGAELKNTFCLAKDDHAFVSHHIGDLENYETLKSYTEGIRHWRELFDVTPTVVAHDLHPEYLSTKYALDLEGVEPVGVQHHHAHIASCLADNGEDGPVLGVAFDGTGYGTDGTIWGGEFLLADLAGFQRVGHLQAVPMPGGAAAVREPWRMAAAHLDAAGITAEELKTRHEEHWDDVVRLARSGLNSPLTSSAGRLFDAVAALLGVRDSVNYEGQAAVELEQLADPRERGTYPVSTARNQVSTVDIIRAVVEDRKNHTPKPIIAARFHNTVADVVARVCEQLRKAETVALSGGVFQNALLLDRTTESLQHKGFRVLTHSRVPANDGGISLGQIAVAAAREATSTTSPARHPG, from the coding sequence CCGGCGTGTTCGCCGAGGTGGAGGGGACATCGGCGGACGTCGACGCGTTTGTCGTCGCACTGCGGGAAGAAGCGCCGCCACTCGCGGTGGTCGACTACGTGCGGGTGACCCCGATGGCCCTGGTCGACGGCGGGCAGGCGGACGGTGAGCCGGTCTTCACCATCGTCGCCAGTTCGGCTGGTGGGGAGGTCGCGACGCTCGTCTCCGCGGATAGTGCGACCTGCGCCGACTGCCTTGCCGAACTGCGCGACCCCGGTGATCGGCGGTACCGCTACCCGTTCATCAACTGCACGAACTGCGGGCCCCGCTTCACGATTGTGCGCGGGGTGCCGTATGACCGGCCGTTCACGACCATGGCCGGCTTCCCGATGTGCGACGACTGCCGACGGGAGTACGAAGACCCCGGTGACCGGCGGTTCCACGCACAGCCGGTGTGCTGCCCCGCCTGCGGGCCGAAGCTGTGGTTCCACGAAACGCGCCACGAAACGCGCCACGAAACGCGTCACGAATCGCGACAGGAACCGCAGCAACCCAAGCCAGCCGGAACAACCCCGCTTAAGTCCACAATAGACGCGCTGCAGGAGGGCGCTGTAGTTGCGATCAAAGGACTGGGCGGATACCACCTCGCTGTAGACGCGGAAAACGAGAGTGCCGTCGCCGCGTTGCGCGGGCGGAAGCACCGGGAGGACAAACCGTTTGCGATCATGGTCCCCGATCTCGCGGCCGCCCGGAAGGTCGCGGAGCTGGGCGAGATCGGCGAGCAGCTCCTGACCAGCCGCCGTAGCCCGATCGTGTTACTCCCGCGCGTCGCGAATGGTCCCCTCGCGACATCCGTCGCGCCCGGGAACCGGCGGATCGGCCTGCTGCTGCCCTACACCCCGCTGCATCACCTGCTGCTCGGCGACCTCGGCCGCCCGATCGTGCTGACCAGCGCGAACGTCTCCGACGAGCCCATCGTCTACCGCGACGAGGACGCCCGGAGCCGCCTCAAGAACATCGCCGACGCCTTCCTCACCCACGACCGGGCCATCCACACGCGCACCGACGATTCCGTGGTCCGCCCCGTCCGCGGGCGCGTGCAGCTGCAGCGCCGGTCTCGGGGGTACGCGCCCGAGCCCGTCACGCTCCACCGGAAAGTCCCGCGGCACGTGCTGGGCTGCGGCGCCGAGCTGAAGAACACCTTCTGCCTGGCGAAAGACGACCACGCGTTCGTCTCGCACCACATCGGCGACCTCGAGAACTACGAGACGCTCAAGTCCTACACCGAGGGCATCCGGCACTGGCGGGAGCTGTTCGACGTCACCCCCACCGTCGTCGCGCACGACCTGCATCCCGAGTACCTGTCCACGAAGTACGCGCTCGACCTCGAAGGCGTCGAGCCCGTCGGCGTCCAGCACCACCACGCGCACATCGCCTCGTGCCTGGCCGACAACGGCGAGGACGGCCCGGTCCTCGGCGTCGCCTTCGACGGCACCGGCTACGGCACCGACGGCACGATCTGGGGCGGCGAGTTCCTGCTCGCCGATCTGGCCGGGTTCCAGCGCGTCGGCCACCTCCAGGCCGTCCCGATGCCCGGCGGCGCCGCGGCCGTCCGCGAGCCCTGGCGCATGGCGGCGGCCCACCTCGACGCCGCCGGCATCACCGCGGAAGAACTCAAAACCAGGCACGAGGAACACTGGGACGACGTCGTCAGGCTGGCCCGCAGCGGACTGAACTCACCGCTGACGTCCAGCGCGGGAAGGCTGTTCGACGCCGTCGCCGCCCTGCTCGGCGTGCGCGACAGCGTGAACTACGAGGGCCAGGCCGCCGTGGAGCTGGAACAACTGGCCGACCCCCGAGAACGCGGCACCTACCCCGTCAGCACAGCACGAAACCAGGTGTCCACAGTAGACATAATCCGCGCCGTCGTCGAGGACCGGAAAAACCACACCCCCAAGCCGATCATCGCCGCGAGGTTCCACAACACCGTCGCGGACGTCGTCGCCCGCGTCTGCGAGCAGCTCCGAAAAGCCGAAACCGTCGCCCTCTCCGGCGGCGTCTTCCAGAACGCCCTGCTCCTCGACCGAACCACAGAATCCCTTCAGCACAAGGGTTTCCGGGTCCTCACCCACTCCCGCGTGCCGGCGAACGACGGCGGGATCAGCTTGGGACAGATCGCAGTGGCAGCCGCGCGCGAAGCCACGAGTACCACGAGTCCAGCCCGTCACCCCGGGTAG
- the hypB gene encoding hydrogenase nickel incorporation protein HypB — translation MCETCGCSDDAVVHHEGHSHTVVLEQDVLAKNDHLAGHTRQRLRDRDVFAINLMSSPGAGKTTLLERTVRALGDELPFAVVEGDQETQLDASRIEATGAPVVQINTGAGCHLDATMLDSALGTLAVAPGSVLFVENVGNLVCPALFDLGEAARVVILSVTEGPGKPLKYPHMFASTDLVLLNKVDLLPYVDFDVAEFNHDLGHVNPRARVLELSATRGDGLDSWYSWLRARLPLRSVPS, via the coding sequence ATGTGCGAGACCTGCGGCTGTTCGGACGACGCGGTCGTCCACCACGAAGGGCACAGCCACACCGTGGTGCTGGAACAGGACGTGCTGGCGAAGAACGACCACTTGGCCGGGCACACGCGGCAACGGCTGCGTGACCGGGACGTGTTCGCGATTAACCTGATGAGCTCCCCCGGCGCCGGGAAGACCACCCTGCTGGAACGCACCGTGCGCGCGCTGGGCGACGAACTTCCGTTCGCGGTGGTGGAGGGCGACCAGGAGACGCAGCTGGACGCGTCGCGGATCGAGGCGACCGGCGCGCCCGTCGTGCAGATCAACACCGGCGCCGGCTGCCACCTCGACGCGACGATGCTGGACAGCGCGCTCGGCACGCTCGCCGTCGCGCCCGGTTCGGTGCTGTTCGTGGAGAACGTCGGCAACCTGGTCTGCCCGGCACTGTTCGACCTCGGCGAGGCCGCGCGGGTGGTGATCCTGTCCGTCACCGAGGGGCCGGGCAAGCCGCTGAAGTACCCGCACATGTTCGCGTCAACGGACCTCGTGCTGCTCAACAAGGTCGACCTGCTGCCGTACGTGGACTTCGACGTCGCGGAGTTCAACCACGACCTGGGGCACGTCAATCCCCGGGCGCGGGTACTGGAGCTGAGCGCTACCCGGGGTGACGGGCTGGACTCGTGGTACTCGTGGCTTCGCGCGCGGCTGCCACTGCGATCTGTCCCAAGCTGA
- a CDS encoding hydrogenase maturation nickel metallochaperone HypA/HybF, which translates to MHEMSITQSVVDAIVSRLGDTAVLSVRLEIGRLSGVVPDSVRFCFDVLCTGTALEGAALEIDEPPGRAACRDCGREFGIDYPILLCPCGSADVEVLAGRQLRIKSVEVA; encoded by the coding sequence GTGCACGAGATGTCGATCACCCAGAGCGTTGTCGACGCCATCGTCTCGCGGCTCGGCGACACCGCGGTGCTGAGCGTGCGGCTGGAGATCGGGCGGCTGTCCGGCGTGGTGCCGGACAGCGTCCGCTTCTGCTTCGACGTGCTCTGCACGGGGACGGCGCTGGAGGGCGCGGCGCTGGAGATCGACGAGCCGCCGGGCCGCGCCGCGTGCCGTGACTGCGGCCGTGAGTTCGGCATCGACTACCCGATCCTGCTCTGCCCCTGCGGCAGTGCGGACGTCGAAGTGCTGGCCGGACGCCAGCTGCGCATCAAGTCCGTGGAGGTGGCCTGA
- the hypE gene encoding hydrogenase expression/formation protein HypE: MTTTEREQQVLDRIERARRRRAKVREERITLSHGSGGKATHTLIEAVFLDAFRNPLLEPMEDAAALTIGGAQLALTTDSYVVSPLFFPGGDIGDLAVNGTVNDLAVSGARPLYLTAGFILEEGFPVEDLLKIVESMKSAALAADVQIVTGDTKVVQRGKADGVYINTAGVGVSIRSGLGVATVKPGDAVLVSGPIGDHGVTIMLARGELDIDADLESDTAPVHELVAGLLASVPGVRAMRDATRGGVATILNEVTRAAEVAVVIDENAIPVRTEVRGASELLGIDPLYVACEGRIVVIVDGAQASEALAALRSHPLGADAAVIGRVADDPPGLVLLNTAFGGTRIVDMLVGDPLPRIC, from the coding sequence ATGACTACCACGGAACGCGAGCAGCAGGTGCTCGACCGGATCGAGCGTGCCCGGCGGCGGCGCGCGAAGGTCCGCGAGGAGCGCATCACGCTGTCGCACGGCTCCGGCGGGAAGGCGACGCACACGTTGATCGAGGCCGTGTTCCTCGACGCGTTCCGCAATCCGCTGCTGGAGCCGATGGAGGACGCCGCCGCGCTCACCATCGGCGGAGCGCAGCTGGCGCTGACCACGGACTCGTACGTGGTGTCGCCGCTGTTCTTCCCCGGCGGAGACATCGGCGACCTGGCCGTGAACGGCACGGTGAACGACCTCGCCGTCTCCGGCGCCCGGCCGCTGTACCTGACGGCGGGCTTCATCCTCGAAGAGGGCTTCCCCGTCGAGGACCTGTTGAAGATCGTCGAATCGATGAAGTCCGCGGCCCTGGCGGCTGACGTGCAGATCGTCACCGGCGACACGAAGGTGGTGCAGCGCGGGAAAGCCGACGGCGTGTACATCAACACCGCCGGCGTCGGTGTGTCCATCCGCTCCGGGCTGGGCGTCGCCACGGTGAAGCCGGGCGACGCGGTGCTGGTCTCCGGCCCGATCGGCGACCACGGCGTCACCATCATGCTGGCGCGCGGCGAGCTGGACATCGACGCCGACCTGGAGTCGGACACCGCGCCGGTGCACGAGCTGGTGGCCGGGCTGTTGGCGTCCGTGCCGGGCGTGCGCGCGATGCGTGACGCGACCCGCGGCGGCGTCGCGACGATCCTCAACGAGGTGACTCGCGCGGCGGAGGTGGCGGTGGTGATCGACGAGAACGCGATCCCGGTCCGCACCGAGGTCCGCGGCGCGTCGGAGCTGCTCGGCATCGACCCGTTGTACGTCGCCTGCGAGGGCCGGATCGTGGTCATCGTCGACGGCGCCCAGGCCTCGGAGGCGTTGGCCGCGCTGCGTTCGCACCCATTGGGCGCGGACGCGGCGGTGATCGGGCGGGTCGCCGACGACCCGCCCGGGCTGGTGCTGCTGAACACGGCGTTCGGCGGCACGCGGATCGTCGACATGCTGGTGGGCGACCCGCTGCCGAGGATCTGCTAG
- the hypD gene encoding hydrogenase formation protein HypD, with protein sequence MRFVDEFRDADKARALSAKITALCEPGRVYKFMEVCGGHTHTIYKHGLEDYLPESVQLVHGPGCPVCVIPMGRIDDAIHIARQPGVLMTSFGDMMRVPGSGGNFFDSNAEGTNIRMVYSPLDSLKIARQNPDLRVVFMAIGFETTTPSTAMTLLRAAAEGLENFSVFGNHVTIIPAIKAILDSPDLRLDGFIGPGHVSTVIGCRPYEFIARDYGKPVVVAGFEPLDILQSIYMLMVQLSERRSEVENQYSRVVPWDGNQVALKAINEVMELRPFFEWRGLGFITHSAMRVREKYAAFDAERIFEVPGIRVADPKACQCGEVLKGVLKPWECKVFGTACTPETPIGTCMVSPEGACAAYYNFGRFSRKRVREASSTLIRPEVGGHGLQPAHSQEPVSAVADVGSVAEGTV encoded by the coding sequence ATGCGTTTCGTCGACGAGTTCCGGGACGCGGACAAGGCGCGTGCGCTGTCCGCGAAGATCACCGCGCTGTGCGAACCGGGGCGCGTGTACAAGTTCATGGAGGTGTGCGGCGGGCACACGCACACCATCTACAAACACGGCCTGGAGGACTACCTGCCCGAGAGCGTGCAGCTGGTGCACGGCCCTGGCTGCCCGGTGTGCGTGATCCCGATGGGCCGGATCGACGACGCCATCCACATCGCCCGCCAGCCCGGGGTGCTGATGACCTCGTTCGGCGACATGATGCGGGTGCCCGGCTCGGGTGGGAACTTCTTCGACTCCAACGCCGAGGGCACCAACATCCGGATGGTCTATTCGCCGCTGGACTCGCTGAAGATCGCGCGGCAGAACCCGGACCTGCGGGTGGTGTTCATGGCCATCGGGTTCGAGACGACCACGCCGTCCACCGCGATGACGCTGCTGCGCGCGGCGGCCGAGGGCCTGGAGAACTTCTCCGTGTTCGGCAACCACGTGACCATCATCCCGGCGATCAAGGCCATCCTCGACTCCCCCGACCTGCGGCTCGACGGCTTCATCGGCCCGGGCCACGTGTCGACGGTGATCGGCTGCCGGCCGTACGAGTTCATCGCGCGCGACTACGGCAAGCCCGTGGTGGTGGCCGGCTTCGAGCCGTTGGACATCCTGCAGTCCATCTACATGCTGATGGTGCAGCTGTCCGAACGCCGCTCCGAGGTCGAGAACCAGTACTCGCGCGTGGTGCCGTGGGACGGGAACCAGGTGGCGCTCAAGGCGATCAACGAGGTGATGGAGCTGCGGCCGTTCTTCGAATGGCGCGGGCTCGGCTTCATCACGCACTCGGCGATGCGTGTGCGCGAGAAGTACGCGGCCTTTGACGCCGAGCGGATCTTCGAGGTGCCCGGCATCCGGGTCGCCGACCCGAAGGCGTGCCAGTGCGGCGAAGTGCTCAAGGGCGTGCTGAAACCTTGGGAGTGCAAGGTGTTCGGCACCGCGTGCACCCCGGAGACGCCGATCGGCACCTGCATGGTCTCGCCGGAGGGCGCTTGCGCCGCGTACTACAACTTCGGCCGGTTCAGCCGCAAGCGGGTGCGGGAAGCGAGCTCGACACTGATCCGACCGGAAGTAGGCGGACACGGACTGCAGCCGGCCCACTCACAGGAACCCGTTTCCGCCGTGGCTGACGTCGGATCAGTGGCGGAGGGCACAGTATGA
- a CDS encoding HypC/HybG/HupF family hydrogenase formation chaperone encodes MCLGIPGEIIEISEERPDLAKVSVSGVKRTINIGLLTDDPPVPGEWILIHVGFALSKIDEAEAAAAMEFLESIGKAYEDEIAALLESRIE; translated from the coding sequence GTGTGCCTCGGGATTCCGGGCGAGATCATCGAGATCAGCGAGGAGCGGCCGGACCTCGCGAAAGTCTCGGTCAGTGGGGTGAAGCGGACCATCAACATCGGCCTGCTCACCGACGACCCGCCGGTGCCGGGCGAGTGGATCCTCATCCACGTCGGCTTCGCACTGTCCAAAATAGACGAGGCCGAGGCCGCCGCGGCGATGGAGTTCCTGGAGAGCATCGGGAAGGCCTACGAGGACGAGATAGCCGCCTTACTCGAATCCCGGATCGAATAG
- a CDS encoding DUF6893 family small protein, whose protein sequence is MFKRLLLLIVLVGGAAWFARLVEPDIRRYLEMSRM, encoded by the coding sequence ATGTTCAAGCGTTTACTGCTGCTGATCGTGCTGGTGGGCGGGGCGGCCTGGTTCGCCCGGCTGGTCGAACCGGACATCCGGCGGTACCTCGAGATGAGCCGGATGTAG
- a CDS encoding hydrogenase maturation protease yields the protein MRPRVLVAGIGNIFLGDDGFGVEVIKRLEQAELPDWVQIADYGIAGMHLAYDLLGGYDTTILLDATPHGQPPGTLSLIEADVDDLAKAPSIDAHGMQPEAVFRLLRLLGGDAGRVLIVGCEPGSVESGIGLSEEVQAAVPAAVRAVAELAWGTASRLPDEQKTEV from the coding sequence ATGAGACCCCGCGTGCTGGTGGCCGGCATCGGCAACATCTTCCTCGGCGACGACGGGTTCGGCGTCGAGGTGATCAAGCGGCTGGAGCAGGCCGAGCTGCCGGACTGGGTGCAGATCGCCGACTACGGCATCGCCGGCATGCACCTGGCGTACGACCTGCTCGGCGGCTACGACACCACGATCCTGCTCGACGCGACGCCGCACGGCCAGCCGCCCGGCACGTTGTCGCTGATCGAAGCGGACGTGGACGACCTGGCGAAGGCGCCGTCGATCGACGCGCACGGGATGCAGCCCGAGGCCGTGTTCCGGCTGCTGCGGCTGCTCGGCGGCGACGCCGGGCGGGTGCTGATCGTCGGCTGCGAGCCGGGGAGCGTGGAGTCCGGGATCGGGCTCTCCGAGGAAGTCCAGGCGGCCGTGCCGGCGGCGGTGCGCGCGGTGGCGGAACTGGCGTGGGGCACCGCCTCGCGGCTGCCGGACGAACAGAAGACGGAGGTCTGA
- a CDS encoding DUF6084 family protein: MAELTFDCVDVQPLKYAASPTLAFTLRVSELTAQPVYALVLRVQLRIEPQRRRYSDGESELLTDLFGDPSRWGETLKPFQFAAVSAVVPGFTGTTEFVLEVPCSYDLEVAAGKYFHALADGVVPLVLLFSGTVFGKGGPGFWVEPVPWHVEAEVRMPITAWDELMNRYFPHVAWIKLHRDIIDELLKYKARHAIPTWDAAMEKLLGSAGDPP, encoded by the coding sequence ATGGCTGAACTCACCTTCGACTGCGTCGACGTGCAGCCGTTGAAGTACGCGGCCTCGCCGACGCTGGCGTTCACGCTGCGGGTCAGCGAACTGACCGCGCAACCGGTGTACGCGCTGGTGCTGCGGGTGCAGCTGCGGATCGAGCCGCAGCGGCGGCGGTACTCCGACGGGGAGTCCGAGCTGCTGACGGACCTGTTCGGCGACCCGTCGCGCTGGGGCGAAACGCTGAAGCCGTTCCAGTTCGCCGCCGTCTCCGCGGTCGTGCCGGGGTTCACCGGCACCACCGAGTTCGTGCTCGAGGTGCCGTGCAGCTACGACCTGGAAGTGGCCGCGGGCAAGTACTTCCACGCGCTGGCCGACGGTGTCGTCCCGCTCGTGCTGCTGTTCAGCGGCACCGTGTTCGGCAAGGGCGGCCCCGGTTTCTGGGTCGAGCCGGTGCCGTGGCACGTCGAGGCCGAGGTCCGGATGCCGATCACCGCGTGGGACGAGCTGATGAACCGGTACTTCCCGCACGTCGCGTGGATCAAGCTGCACCGGGACATCATCGACGAGCTGCTGAAGTACAAGGCGCGCCACGCCATCCCGACCTGGGACGCGGCGATGGAGAAGCTGCTCGGTTCGGCCGGTGATCCCCCGTGA
- a CDS encoding DUF5947 family protein yields MTGGLRRFLQPAVRPAPGERCELCTEPVGAGHGHVIDLESRAIMCTCRGCYLLFTHTGAGGKRHRAVPTRYLHSPYFPAGSALWESAGVPVRMAFLFHNSVQERTVAFYPSPAGATESLLPLDTWTELLDTQPAFASIAPDVEALLISKHDVGYECFLVPIDTCYELVGLVRLHWRGFDGGSAAHEAIDGFFADLRERSEVVTDG; encoded by the coding sequence ATGACGGGCGGCCTGCGCCGGTTCCTCCAGCCCGCCGTGCGGCCCGCGCCCGGCGAGCGGTGCGAGCTGTGCACGGAGCCGGTCGGCGCCGGCCACGGGCACGTGATCGACCTGGAGTCGCGGGCGATCATGTGCACCTGCCGGGGCTGCTACCTGCTGTTCACGCACACCGGCGCGGGCGGCAAGCGGCACCGCGCGGTGCCGACGCGGTACCTGCACTCGCCGTACTTCCCGGCAGGCTCGGCGCTGTGGGAGTCGGCTGGGGTGCCGGTGCGGATGGCGTTCCTGTTCCACAATTCGGTGCAGGAGCGCACCGTCGCGTTCTACCCGAGCCCGGCCGGTGCGACGGAATCCTTGCTACCGCTGGACACCTGGACCGAGCTGCTCGACACCCAGCCCGCCTTCGCGTCGATCGCGCCCGACGTCGAGGCGCTGTTGATCAGCAAGCACGACGTCGGCTACGAGTGCTTCCTGGTGCCGATCGACACCTGTTACGAGCTGGTCGGCCTGGTCCGGCTGCACTGGCGCGGCTTCGACGGCGGCAGCGCGGCCCACGAGGCGATCGACGGGTTCTTCGCGGACCTGCGCGAGCGCAGCGAGGTCGTGACCGATGGCTGA
- a CDS encoding NifU family protein yields MAESDVGQVGERIEGLLGELAERADQPTVELAEDLVHTLLEFYGAGLERVLAVVRESDGGEALLGRLADDEHVRGLLVLHDLHPKTTLERVTEALDKVRPYLGSHAGDVDIVGITGEGVLQLQLMGTCDGCPSSTVTAKYAIERVVREAAPEISDVVVEGVVPEGTAPVQTGPGGRPLLPLEALECPVPAEQA; encoded by the coding sequence ATGGCGGAGTCCGACGTCGGCCAGGTCGGCGAACGCATCGAGGGGCTGCTGGGCGAGCTGGCCGAGCGGGCGGACCAGCCGACCGTCGAGCTGGCCGAGGACCTCGTCCACACACTGCTCGAGTTCTACGGCGCCGGCCTCGAACGGGTGCTGGCCGTCGTGCGCGAGTCCGACGGCGGTGAGGCGCTGCTCGGGCGCCTCGCCGACGACGAGCACGTGCGCGGCCTGCTGGTACTGCACGACCTGCACCCGAAGACGACGCTGGAGCGCGTCACCGAAGCGCTCGACAAGGTGCGGCCGTACCTCGGCTCGCACGCCGGCGACGTCGACATCGTCGGCATCACCGGGGAAGGCGTGCTCCAGCTGCAGCTGATGGGGACGTGCGACGGCTGCCCGTCGTCGACCGTCACCGCCAAGTACGCCATCGAGCGGGTGGTCCGCGAGGCGGCGCCGGAGATCTCCGACGTGGTCGTCGAAGGCGTCGTACCCGAGGGCACGGCGCCCGTGCAGACCGGTCCCGGCGGGCGGCCGCTGCTGCCGCTCGAAGCGCTGGAGTGCCCGGTCCCCGCGGAGCAGGCATGA
- a CDS encoding nickel-dependent hydrogenase large subunit, giving the protein MTQTESGKGISTKGKTELVEMAWDPITRIVGSLGIYTKIDWAQKKVVECHSTSSVFRGYSIFMKGKDPRDAHFITSRICGICGDNHATCSVYNQNMAYGVRPPHLGEWIINLGEAAEYMFDHNIFQENLVGVDYCEKMVAETNPGVLELANRTESPHAEQHGYRTIGDIMRSLNPLEGEFYREALQVSRSTREMFCLMEGRHVHPSTLYPGGVGTIATVQLFTDYLSRLMRYVEFMKRCLPMHDDLFDFFYEALPGYEEVGRRRILLGCWGSLNNPEYCDFTYENMESWGRKMFVTPGVVVDGKLVTTSLLDINLGIRILLGSSFYEDWEGMDKFVTHDPLGNPVDSRHPWNQHTIPRPQKRDFDDKYSWTMSPRWFDGKDHLALDTGGGPLARLWTTALAGLVDTDYVKSTGHSVVINLPRTALKPEVSFEWKIPKWSNALERNRARTYFQAYSAAIALHFAERALAEVRGGNTKTWEPFKVPDEGVSCGFTEAVRGVLSHHMVIKGGKIANYHPYPPTPWNGSVRDSFGTPGPYEDAVQNTPIFEENTQENFKGIDIMRAVRSFDPCLPCGVHMYTGKGKTLERIHTPHAFGGEVL; this is encoded by the coding sequence ATGACGCAGACGGAAAGCGGCAAGGGCATCAGCACCAAGGGCAAGACCGAGCTCGTCGAGATGGCCTGGGACCCGATCACGCGCATCGTCGGCAGTCTCGGCATCTACACGAAGATCGACTGGGCGCAGAAGAAGGTCGTGGAGTGCCACAGCACGTCCTCGGTCTTCCGCGGCTACAGCATCTTCATGAAGGGCAAGGACCCGCGCGACGCGCACTTCATCACCAGCCGCATCTGCGGCATCTGCGGTGACAACCACGCCACCTGCTCGGTCTACAACCAGAACATGGCCTACGGCGTGCGCCCGCCGCACCTCGGCGAGTGGATCATCAACCTCGGTGAGGCCGCCGAGTACATGTTCGACCACAACATCTTCCAGGAGAACCTGGTCGGCGTCGACTACTGCGAGAAGATGGTCGCCGAGACCAACCCCGGGGTGCTGGAGCTGGCCAACCGCACCGAGTCGCCGCACGCCGAGCAGCACGGCTACCGCACCATCGGCGACATCATGCGCTCGCTGAACCCGCTGGAGGGCGAGTTCTACCGCGAGGCGCTGCAGGTCAGCCGGTCCACCCGGGAGATGTTCTGCCTGATGGAGGGCAGGCACGTGCATCCGTCCACTTTGTACCCCGGCGGCGTCGGGACCATCGCGACGGTGCAGCTGTTCACCGACTACCTGTCCCGGCTGATGCGCTACGTCGAGTTCATGAAGCGCTGCCTGCCGATGCACGACGACCTGTTCGACTTCTTCTACGAGGCCCTGCCCGGCTACGAGGAGGTCGGCCGCCGCCGCATCCTGCTCGGCTGCTGGGGCAGCCTGAACAACCCGGAGTACTGCGACTTCACCTACGAGAACATGGAGTCCTGGGGCCGGAAGATGTTCGTCACGCCCGGGGTGGTCGTCGACGGCAAGCTGGTCACCACCAGCCTGCTCGACATCAACCTCGGCATCCGCATCCTGCTCGGCTCGTCCTTCTACGAGGACTGGGAGGGCATGGACAAGTTCGTCACGCACGACCCGCTGGGCAACCCGGTCGACTCGCGGCACCCGTGGAACCAGCACACCATCCCGCGGCCGCAGAAGCGCGACTTCGACGACAAGTACTCGTGGACGATGTCGCCGCGCTGGTTCGACGGCAAGGACCACCTGGCGCTGGACACCGGCGGCGGCCCGCTCGCCCGGCTGTGGACCACGGCGCTGGCCGGCCTGGTCGACACCGACTACGTGAAGTCCACCGGGCACAGCGTGGTGATCAACCTGCCGCGCACGGCGCTGAAGCCCGAGGTCAGCTTCGAGTGGAAGATCCCGAAGTGGAGCAACGCGCTGGAGCGCAACCGCGCGCGGACCTACTTCCAGGCGTACTCCGCCGCGATCGCCCTGCACTTCGCCGAGCGCGCGCTGGCCGAGGTCCGCGGTGGCAACACCAAGACGTGGGAGCCGTTCAAGGTGCCCGACGAGGGCGTCTCGTGCGGGTTCACCGAGGCCGTGCGCGGCGTTCTCTCGCACCACATGGTGATCAAGGGCGGCAAGATCGCGAACTACCACCCGTACCCGCCGACGCCGTGGAACGGCAGTGTCCGCGACTCCTTCGGCACCCCCGGCCCGTACGAGGACGCCGTGCAGAACACGCCGATCTTCGAGGAGAACACGCAGGAGAACTTCAAGGGCATCGACATCATGCGCGCGGTCCGCAGCTTCGACCCGTGCCTGCCCTGCGGCGTGCACATGTACACCGGCAAGGGCAAGACGCTGGAACGCATCCACACCCCGCACGCGTTCGGCGGAGAGGTGCTCTGA